In a single window of the Pyramidobacter porci genome:
- a CDS encoding amino acid ABC transporter ATP-binding protein: MIEIKNLKKQFGSLEVLRGVNLKIDEGEVVSIIGPSGSGKSTLLRCINLLETPTSGQVVIDGLDITQRGVDIQKVRENVGMVFQHFNLFRNKNVLQNMIYAPMKVRGLPEAQAVEKAMRLLERVGLADKARAYPSMLSGGQQQRVAIARALAMEPRTLLFDEPTSALDPEMVKEVLDVIRSLVSTGITMAIVTHEMGFAREASDRVCFVDEGVIAEDAAPSEFFSSPKSARARQFLEKVL; the protein is encoded by the coding sequence GTGATCGAAATTAAAAACTTGAAAAAGCAGTTCGGTTCCCTCGAGGTGCTTCGGGGCGTCAACCTGAAGATCGACGAGGGCGAAGTGGTGTCCATCATCGGCCCCTCCGGCTCGGGCAAGTCGACGCTGCTGCGCTGCATCAACCTGCTCGAGACGCCCACGTCGGGGCAGGTCGTCATCGACGGGCTGGACATCACCCAAAGAGGCGTGGACATCCAGAAAGTGCGCGAGAACGTGGGCATGGTGTTTCAGCATTTCAACCTGTTCCGGAACAAGAACGTGCTCCAGAACATGATCTACGCGCCCATGAAAGTGCGCGGCCTTCCCGAGGCGCAGGCCGTCGAAAAGGCCATGCGGCTGCTCGAGCGCGTCGGTCTGGCCGACAAAGCCCGCGCCTATCCTTCCATGCTCTCCGGCGGCCAGCAGCAGCGCGTCGCCATCGCCCGCGCCCTGGCCATGGAGCCGCGCACGCTGCTTTTCGACGAGCCCACTTCGGCGCTCGATCCGGAAATGGTCAAGGAAGTGCTCGACGTGATCCGCAGCCTGGTTTCCACGGGCATCACCATGGCGATCGTCACCCACGAGATGGGCTTCGCCCGCGAGGCTTCCGACCGCGTCTGCTTCGTCGACGAGGGCGTGATCGCCGAAGACGCCGCGCCGTCTGAGTTCTTCTCGTCGCCGAAGTCGGCGCGCGCCCGGCAGTTTTTGGAAAAAGTGCTTTAG
- a CDS encoding polysaccharide deacetylase family protein, protein MEDRLHWKNGARCAVMLTFDLDGDTTWRNGNAHYEGGGRFLKACSVGLYGPNRGAHAILDLLKRYGVPGTFFVPGKVAEDNPELIRRIDAEGHEIGQHGYTHEMFFNYGCERQIEIIEKCQNIFCDLIGKPARGFRTPSGDWSLDTPRLLYERGVDYSSSMRGNDRPYHTVIDGEKTDFVEIPTRWELDDYVATAYNYFPAEPDGQDRISGYDLVYDNFSREFDGYYEYGLCFVSMIHPQVTGTPGRLRILEKLIRHIGERGDVWFARGGEVAQWYREHYDREEVLKNA, encoded by the coding sequence ATGGAAGACCGGCTGCATTGGAAGAACGGCGCCCGCTGCGCCGTGATGCTGACGTTCGATCTCGACGGGGACACCACGTGGAGGAACGGCAACGCTCACTACGAAGGCGGCGGAAGATTTCTGAAAGCCTGCTCGGTAGGGCTTTACGGCCCCAACCGCGGCGCTCACGCCATCCTCGACCTGCTGAAAAGATACGGAGTTCCCGGAACCTTCTTCGTGCCCGGCAAGGTTGCCGAGGACAATCCCGAGCTGATCCGCCGCATCGACGCCGAAGGGCACGAGATCGGCCAGCACGGCTACACACACGAAATGTTCTTCAACTACGGCTGCGAGCGGCAGATCGAGATCATCGAAAAATGCCAGAACATCTTCTGCGACCTGATCGGCAAGCCGGCCCGCGGCTTCCGCACCCCCTCCGGCGACTGGTCGCTGGACACGCCGCGGCTGCTGTACGAGCGCGGCGTCGACTACAGCAGCTCGATGCGCGGCAACGACCGCCCCTATCACACCGTGATCGACGGCGAAAAGACCGATTTCGTCGAGATCCCCACGCGCTGGGAACTGGACGATTACGTGGCCACCGCCTACAATTATTTCCCCGCCGAGCCCGACGGGCAGGACCGCATCTCCGGCTACGACCTGGTCTACGACAATTTCTCGCGTGAGTTCGACGGCTATTACGAATACGGCCTGTGCTTCGTCAGCATGATCCATCCGCAGGTCACCGGCACTCCCGGCCGCCTGCGCATCCTCGAAAAGCTGATCCGGCACATCGGGGAACGCGGCGACGTCTGGTTTGCGCGCGGCGGCGAAGTGGCGCAGTGGTACCGCGAGCATTACGACCGCGAGGAGGTCCTGAAAAATGCCTGA
- a CDS encoding polysaccharide deacetylase family protein, producing MPEIEWKGGARCAALITVNLDAENFWLAVDPDVRERPKTLSMGQYGMDRGLPRLLDLLDDLDIKATFFVPGSTAAAYAEKVKDVASRGHEIALRGCELLNWGLLPAERAEADMEKGAAVLANVVGAPPRGYRAPIAEFTLDTLRAAHANGAVYSSSLSSDDRPFWLDLENGEKLLEIPVHWALYDLPYFAFNYHPPMPKGQGRIASSAQVFNNFREEFLGYAERGLCYVLQLDPQTACTPGRMPLLRGLLTEIKESGAAWLATGGEMYDYWSAVYPAQ from the coding sequence ATGCCTGAAATCGAGTGGAAGGGCGGCGCTCGCTGCGCCGCTCTGATTACCGTCAACCTCGACGCCGAAAACTTCTGGCTGGCCGTCGATCCCGACGTCAGGGAACGTCCTAAAACTCTGTCCATGGGACAGTACGGCATGGACCGCGGCCTGCCGCGCCTGCTGGATCTGCTTGACGATCTGGATATCAAGGCGACGTTTTTCGTGCCCGGCTCGACCGCCGCGGCCTACGCCGAAAAAGTGAAAGACGTCGCCTCACGCGGCCACGAGATCGCCCTGCGCGGCTGCGAACTGCTCAACTGGGGCCTGCTGCCTGCCGAACGGGCCGAGGCCGACATGGAAAAAGGCGCCGCCGTCCTCGCAAACGTCGTCGGCGCGCCGCCCAGAGGCTACCGCGCCCCCATCGCCGAGTTCACCCTCGACACCCTGCGCGCCGCCCATGCCAACGGCGCCGTGTATTCCAGCAGCCTCAGCAGCGACGACCGGCCCTTCTGGCTCGACCTGGAAAACGGCGAAAAATTGCTGGAGATCCCCGTTCACTGGGCGCTTTACGACCTGCCGTACTTCGCCTTCAACTACCATCCCCCCATGCCGAAGGGGCAGGGGCGGATCGCCAGCTCCGCTCAGGTCTTCAACAACTTTCGCGAGGAGTTCCTCGGCTACGCCGAGCGCGGCCTCTGCTACGTGCTCCAGCTCGACCCGCAGACCGCCTGTACGCCCGGCCGCATGCCGCTGCTGCGCGGACTGCTGACCGAGATCAAAGAGAGCGGGGCGGCCTGGCTTGCCACCGGCGGCGAAATGTACGACTACTGGTCCGCCGTTTATCCCGCGCAGTAG